The DNA segment GTGCGTTTGAGTGCATGTGTGGGGAGGACAAGCGACATTTGCTCCTTTTATCTTTCCATAGACGCCCGCACACCACCAACCCCCCCTGGAGCCAGCCAATGGGAGCAGGTCTTGTGCAAATACAAGACACACTGTTTCTCAGGCTCATAACcagtttagattattgtaaacGTTGTTCTCCAAATGCAGACAGTGCCCTCTAGCGGTTTGGGTCAGTACATGCAGCTTTGATGATCCCGCATTTATAATAGAGGGTTGTATCATATCAAACATCTTAATTGTGACTCTTACGATGATTAAATGCAGCAGCGGAATTTGAAGGGCAGGTCAACAAAGCAGTTTATGTCTTCCTCAAACCATTTCTGAAGTATTTTTGGTTTGAGACCAGACACATTCTCCTTCTACCGGAGGCCACGTTGATCAGAGAATATCATCACCATGAAAGGGTGCACATGGACTGCAACAATGCTTAGGTAGCTGGGACGCCTTAAggcataggtgtcaaactctggcccgtgggccaaatttggcccgcaatgtgattatatttggcccgtgaagcaataccaattgactattagagctggcccgccaGTATTATCTCTTAAAGTGCATGTGCTAATAttacaaataccagaatgctctccTGTGTtaaaatccacactccacatcagttggtggtggtaatgcaccaatttgtggcttgccaaccaccaagagagaggaagtagtcaaagcgaccttatatgctaatgctcaTTCTGGCATCGCACtaacccctctgaaaaatggtaaaaagaaaggcagaaaataggacctttctgaacaggtaggaggcagaatatctgtttagatatgtaaaagacaGACCAAGACAAgtacaaacacctggaaatgactcaaaggtgccagaaagtagaagagatgaaaagttacttacaatggcaaaagattactATTCAAATTTAATGCAGAaggctgaaaataaaagaaatgaatgccagtgatatgttatttttaaaatttgaatttcgattttgcatgtgtgcagtaataaattatatattgtattgtgttaagctttgcttgttccatgttcagttgttgagcaaaactagtttgggtccatatatatcagaaggttctgtgttagctggaggaagatttcaATAAATGTCAATGTTGGCTGTGTCAATGTTGTGACTTtatcccagttttgaattttggcccactgggtatttgagtttgacacctctgcctTTCTGTCTGCAAATCAGACtatctctgtctccctctgttctTCTCAGTTTCCATttagcacacacagacacacacacgcacacacacacacatacacacacacacacacacacacacatcattgtaCAAAAGTTGTGCGGACCAGCCAAACCATTCTCACTACTTCACTTTGCAAGTGGAAAGCAGTTTTAGTGGTTACTATGTAGCAGGTACAAAATAATACTTTGAAGGATATTTTGTCAAATTATTTTACGGCTGCTAAAGGAAAAGTTGAGATAGAAGTTTTAAGGTATGCTCATGTTCTGAAGGGAAAATAAAGATTATTTGGAgcaggacagaaaaacaaaattagCCTTAAATTCTTTCCCTTAAGGCATTTTTAAAGAACTTTGCATTTTGGTTGAAGTTCATTTGTGTGGTGTTTGTCTCCAGGTCTGTCTATTTGCCTCTTTACACTGTGAGCGATCATTTGTGTTCAAATTAGTGTACCGGTATTTGTTCAGCCTACCAACCAGAAAACATATACCTAAACAAACAGCATGTTCACAAGAGTTCAGGTGAGGTAAGAAAGGTTTTCTTTCTGGTGCTAGAATACAAATAGTTCAAAAAGTAGTagcgatagatagatagatagatagatagatagatagatagatagatagatagatagatagatagatagatagatagatagatagatagatagatagatagatagatagatagatagatagatagatagatagatagatagatagatagatagatagatagatagatagatagatagatagatagatagataatatTTAAAGGTTAACTAACAGCTTGCAGCGATCAGCCGTTGAGTGCAATTGAATTGAATGTCCTTGTGGTGttgcgccacctagtggacaaCCAAGCAAACACACGCAATAGTGACACGTTTGCGTCAAGGAGGGCACACATGTATGTATTTTATATCAATGAATTAATGTTTTATTCTAATTACAATAAACAGAATATATCAGTCCCTTATTTGTACAAAAATACCTGAAAAGGTTACAATTATTTACAGACTGAAGCAAAACACATTGAATACAGGAGCTCTCTCTTACTACAAAgagtttgttttctttgtggcATTCCCTGAATATggggaatatatatatatatatatatatatatatatatatatatatatatatatatatatatatatatatatatatatatatatatatatatatatatatgtagtGTAGTGTACTGTACGCATTTCTAACAGCCATGGTATTTTGCACAATGACAGTGATATGAAAATGCACGACAGTCAAGATCATAATCATTGCAGGATCGGGGCCTCTTTTGTCTGAAAGTAAACTTGAATTGTGAACCTGAGCCTTCGGTCTCAGACCGTCATATGACGTGCAGTCATTAACGAAAGGTTTGAGTAcacttttaataaaaatgacagCCTTCCCTTACGTTGTCCCAGTAAAAGACCTGTTTCTTGTCCTTTTCATAGATACAGAAACCATCGAAGGCAACAGCTGACACTGCACTTTCTTTAAATGACTGATAGGGGTTTGATTTAATCTTTAGGAAATGTGAATATCTGGTGCTtattttgtaaaaaagaaaacacacctaATATGATATGAACTCTGAGATTGTTTTTATGAATTAACTACTGTtgcctatttttctttttaaattaacaaaCAGTGTAAACAATAGTCTTAATAGCACTGATAATTCTACTTGATCTACTTAATTTTGCTTCAAGTAATCACAATTAGCAGACCAATGGTGCACATCACGAAGAAAATATAGTCAAATCGCCATCTTGTACATAAAACTCCTAAAAGGACCGATGGAGCAGTAGTTTTTAAACACGCCAAGTCAACCCTGAGCAACCCAGTTACATTCATTTCTATTAAGAGCAAAAACGTGGCTGAACCAAAGAGCTCTCCTGACTTCTACCACTTCCTGATTTGACTTCCTGCCTTTAGCACTGAAAGTGATGCACTGTTGGGACTGCAGAGGGAATAGACTGAATCTCAGCCTAGCAGAAGGAAGAGCAAAACAACCCGCCTGGTTCCTCAGTGACAGAAATCCCAAACATGACACAAATGACCCCCAAATAATGGAACTGATGAGATCAACCTGCCTTTTTCTCTCCACTGTTGAGATTTAGGAATAATtctcacattttaaatttattttaaatgatcctGTTTAGAAAACAGAGTAAATTATTTCAATATATAGACTGTTTTAAGCAGAATTTAAGCAAAACATCTGTGGTTGtgattttaaatataataaCATGGTTGGAAATgcaaaaatagtttttttttagcagatcTACAGAGGAgagtcatttttaaagaaatgttcaTGTTTACTGGAACTCTTGGTAATTTTCTGCCACTAAAATGTCACAACATTCCGCATGCCCCCCCCTCTATCGACACCGCTAACACCCCAGGAGCCAGTGTGGTTCAAAACATCACTTCATAACAAATGGTTGGTAATGACAAAACTGTGTTTGAagtcagaggggaaaaaaaaatcacaacatACATCATTCGGTTGTTATTGTGTCATTACAGCAATAATAATTCAACTGGTCAATCATTTCATGGTCAtgacaaaagaaaacagcacagAACAGCGCAGAGAAATAAAACCTAACATTTTCAAGTACTCAGTTTTccagataaataaatacattttgatgCAACGATACTTTAAAAAGCTGATTGAGTCATTGCATCTTAGATAAATAATGGAGGACCGTGCGTGAAGAGTCAAAACAGTgcagcttttctgcagcttGGAAGGTCAAGGTACTTTAAGACAACCTGCATGTAAATTAGTCATGGCTGTTAAAAGGTTAGGACTACTGGAATTAAAACCTCCAGCTGACCGAGCCAGAGCCGCCATCAGAGACTGGACAATAACTTTAGAAAGGGATGAGTCAAAAAGAGCAGAAGGGTTGGTTACCTTCATCAGAAATAATTCCCAACGTGTTGTTAATTTCATTTATTAGTTCTGCACGGATTCTTATTCACCGTCTGAGATCGGCAAACAGCTGATTTCTGCTGATTGTGCACATTAGGAGGCAAAGGTCGGATGTTTTCAGTGCACTCGAACCCAGATTCAGGTTTCCATTCAACACTCTCATTATGGCTGGTCAGAATCAGGAGGATTAAAGTAATGAAAGGGTACTTTTGACGTTTGGATTCTCTCGCGCTCCTGTTTGACATGCGTCTGTAGGCAAAAGAAAGTGCGACAAGATGATGGGAAGCGTGTTGGGAAGTAGAAGCGAAGGCTAATCTGTCCTGTTGGGTATGCTGTGTATGCGATGCTAACGGTTCACAAGCATTCCCAGATAGTTAAAGGCCACGATATATGGAATGTAATGCTGAGTCTATCGTCCGTGTGGAGCCGGAGGGCACTGTCCTAAACCACATGTCCTGAACTAACAAATACTGTATGAGGCAATTTGTGAAAAGGGTGGGGAGACTGAAAAGAAGTAAAGAAAGGTTTCCCACAGGACTCCTGGGTTCGTCTTACAACTACTTTCTTGAAAAGCTAGTGGTtgtccttttatttttgtaGCAAGTTGATTTAATATTCATAATAGGAGTAAAAAGCTACTCTCTGCTGTTGGCCCATTGGATGTTTTGCAGCAGGTCCAGCTCCCTGCAGTGATTTACTGCCTATGGCTTCACTTTCCCCCAGAGTTATTTAGCTTGTCTCTCTTTTCCACTTTGCTATGACCAAAGCAAGATTTACCCTGAATGACACCTTGATTTGATCCTGGCTTATTGGTTTGTAGACTTTGCATGGGAACCACCAGTCCTGAAATAAAGTgttcaagagaaaaaaaagaagtctgaCTTATCTTATTTTAGCTTATGTGAATAATGAGCAGAAAATATAAACAACGAAATACATAGTTGCAATGAACGTAACCCTGTGTGTTCAAAAATGACCGAACTCTGAGAGTCTGTGTAAGTGGACAATGCAGATTTTGTCtactgttaaaaaaataaatacaaacattgCTTCCAGAAAACAATTCCACATTTTTCCTATACCGTTTTCTCCACGTTGATCTGAAAATCCATCGACTGGGAAGCAGACTTGACGTCTGAGCGTTCAAAACGCTCAGAATCTCATTGACGTCCTTACGCGCCACTGCCGCTAGAGGGCGGCAGAGGATGGAACAGTGGAGGAGCCACGCACCGTGCAAAGCCATTCCCAGTTTGATGAGTGCAAAGCTAAAGAGATAATTAACTCCCGCCCGTCTGGAGTACGTGTGATGGAGTCTGAATGAAATGACTGTTCTCAGGGAGCAGAGGCAGCCACATGATTGTCCAGCTGAAGAGAGAGAAGGCTGCACCCTGTGTCCAAGCCTTCTGGTGACTGTGGGCAGCGCGATTGCGGAAGATTTTGCAACAGCATCATTTCTTACGGCAGtgtattattttgttttgttttttattttatctaatGTTCTTGACTGCAGGAACTTGTCAGCGGCTTGTGCATCGGACTCCTCGAAACATCCGTTTGAACACAAAAGGAATCCATGAAGCCAGCAGTCTCCAGAGGACTCGCGGCAATATAAAAACAACGATTCAATTCAGTCAATTCAACAGCTTTTCGTAAAGGTACTAACAAAAAGAGCCAGCCGACACTAAGGTTCTTTCAGATAGAGTCAGGTCGAGTgatcggggagggggggtgtcatAAGGCCACAGCGGTGCACGGGTGTTTGAGTTTACAAGGCAGCACTCCTCTGTTGAGCTGGTAGAACTCCACCAGCTGAATCAGGTCGGTAAATTTGGTGGCGCCGTCGTCAAGGCTGAAGAAGACCTGGCCGTCTTCTTCACACTGCAGGCATCAGCGGACGCAGGCGAGAGAGCGTGCACATGCAGcggaagaaaaagaggagaatgtGACCAATTTTACCCATGCGGTTACTTCTAAAAATGACCTATGCGCTAACACTGCTATCCTTTTTACAATTTTAGGTGACCTTTAGTCTGCTGTCTCAGTGTGACAGTGATAAGTCTAATAATAATTAAACACAAGGAAGTCCGTACCGGTAGTATCTggaaatgtttgattttctgATGATGGCACAATGTTAGCACAAATGCCTTGGGGTTACTCTGACTGACTCTCACGAGAAACAACCTGCGTGACAAGAGAGAGCAGCGTGATGTAAGAAAAAacggagagaaagaaaacctcTTCTTGAATTTTCTTCATGTTCAGCGGACAGAAAAACTTACCCGTCTACTTGCCCCTGCTGGTGGATGATGCGATGGGATTCTTCTCTGGATATCCTGCCATGGAACCACAGCTGAGCTATATGGATGACTGCGGAGAGACCAAACATGCTTAAAAAGCGGACTTTAAAACCAACAAATGTGTCGATCCGATCGCCTCTGGATTTACCTGAGTTTAACGAAGAGTGGTGAAGTGGACTGTGGGAGCCTAAAATGTTCATTCTTTGACTCCTCTTCTGAGAGAGATGtcaaaaagatgaataaaaaacaGTGATTAGTACAGGTCAGTGGTCaataaaaacctcttttttGATGAAAGATACAAACAGGCACGCTTCTGATAGCTCTAGACAAGTTGATCTTCTGGCAATGTTAAAGGCAGTGACTGACAAACTGGGGCTGTGTCTCACCCGCCATGCGTGTCCTTCCTCCATGGCAGCACTCTGGGCTTCTACGGGATTGTCAATCACTCTGCCTATCCGCCCTGAGAAGTCCATTGCCACGAGGGAGTTCTCTGACACGCTCCGCTACGGGGAGGAAGAATATCGAGTTATAAAAGTCGACACCTGTCAACAGCTGCCGCACGGCACTGATCACGCAGACAAGAAAGACGGTTGACACGCGAATCCTGTGTGATATAAGTAAGAAATACAACAGAAACTATCAATTAGGTGTCTAAAGTTTGGGAAACGTTTGTCAGCTACACTGGtgcctaccaccagggggcagcctTGAAGCACTGcttttaaagaaagaattttAAGAATTCTTATCATTTTGTGCTTTTGCTACTTTTCTTGGTACATGTTCAAACACACTTAATGGTGAAGATTTAGTCATCCGAAACTTGACAAAGTCAAACTCACCACAGGTGCTGAAAAGTGTGATAGtagtgtttttctctgctgtggAATCTTGTAATTCTGGTACAATACAATCCCGTACTGGAACACACAAGCGGACAGTGCGTGTTAAACAACACTGTTCACagattgaattaaaaaaaaaagatgcccTGAACCCTGCAGCGTTGCACTTAAGAAGAAAGAGCACCTTAAAGAGCCGGAAAGCCGTCATCCAACAAGTCCTGCCTTGTTCGTCCTCGGCACAGAACATCCGCAGCTCCTTCATCTCCCCCCGACATTTATTAGGCTGCCCGTGATTGagaatcaaaaataaaacagagatAATTAATAATGGCGACCGCAGTGCCTCGTCAATATTAGAAATCGATGCCACTACAACGTAGGGACTCAGCTGGTCGATGATTACGGCATTTATTCAGCTCCAACTCATCCTCATCTGTCAGAACCTCACCTTGACGCAGAAGCCGTAGTCTGTGGGTGCACCGTGCTGCTTTTTGCCCGTGATAACAGTGAAGATGTTGCTGTCTTCAAGGTCTGCCACTAACTGTAGATGTCTGGGCTCCTGGAGACAGAATTAATTAATAGGTCAgaacatcaaagagaaaaatggcctggggggggggggtgctgacaGGCGGGGATGCATGCAGAGAGGGCACATCAATAAAGGGATCCCTCTCTGCATGTTCGGCAGAGATCATAATCATGTTTAATCTGGAATATTAACCTTGCCATTGGAATAAAATGGGATCTAGGATGAGAGTGttgtttaaaatgataaatatttAGTCTAATTATGATGATAAAACCAAAAGAATGTTGGAATTGAATTAATTCAGCCCGCTGGAGATGAAAAGAGCGAGTTGCTTGTACCTTTGAAGTCCCTTTAGTGGAGCAGTAGAGACCCGAGCGCCGCAGAAACATGTAAACTTTCTTCCACGACTTCCTTCCCAACTCCTTTACATAGAGATAGCCCTGGATCTCTGGACAGCTAGTGCTAGCTAGAAAGTTCTGCAACAGAAATGGGGAGAGAAAGACGTTAGTTCTGCTGTTCAGCcgataatgttttaaaaaagaggATCACATCAGCAGCCGCAGACAGGAGGCTATTGCTTTTCGGCAAACAACACGGAGTCATGTGGGCATCGATGGCAGACCGCAGAACGTTGCTCTGGTGTCGGGGATAAGAAGGCTTGAATTTGCGGAGCTTGAGCCAGCAACCAAAATTACAGAAAAAAAGGACTCTAAGAGTGCTGGTTGTGAGCTCATAAAGGGCAAAAAGAATGCACATCAGATATTTACACTTGATGCATCAACATAGAAATGAGTCTGTTCGGACAAATCTGTCACATACGTTAAGCAAAAACATGGAGCCTTTcttgtggagggaaaaaacaataaattgtGGGTCTCTGGACTATTGGTGTTTGTGGTTTCCTGGTTTCCTAAAATTTCACATCAAAACTGGCAGGTAAAGTTATTACAGCTGATTCGGAATCTGTGGCGTGTTGCTGGAAGGTAAACATTTCCAGAGGATTCCTCAATATTGAATGCTCGTGTTTCCCAGTGTTTAGGAAATGTTCTACAACGGGCCTCACGCGTGAGCATTTTTCCGAACATCTGCGGCGCACACACGCTCGCACGGAGGATACAATTGGAgagctttttcctccccctGACGCTGCACACCAATGGGTCCTGGGCAACTGAAAATATCAGGAACACCTTGTTGAGCTGGGGTCAGAAACTATCTCCGACTGGACCACCCCAGATCACAACCTGTAACACATGACTGGCTCCTGCGTGTTCGGAGTGTATCACTGATGTGATTGACACGGGAGTTAAAAGCTTTGTGGGAGGTGGAGGGGCGGATTCCATGCGTTGCTGTTCGTCTGACAGCTCTATTATTAATGCAGGAGAGAAGCACGATGCGTTTAAGTCCTCAGACCTTTGACAACAAATATCCAGCAGGCTTTTTTTTGTTCGTGTGTGAATTTATGGTAATGTAAAACCTCATTCcaactatctatctatctatcacagGTGTGAGCTTGTGGCGTGTGTGGTGCAGACAGTCGTATGTCAGCGTGAGATAAACAGTAGTTATCACGGAAGGCTCTGACACGGCGCGCCGCCTCGGGGTCAGAGGTGAAGTGTATCAGGTTCGGGTGTAGGGGTGCAAAAATCTGATGCGAAAGGAGCTGGCTAATGCGTGCTGCACgtacctgaaggagctgagaCGGTGGAATCGTGCGACTGCTTTCCTGGCACCATGCAACCATGTGCTCTGGGAAAAATGTCTGGttggagaaaaggaagaggaggaggagaaggaggtagGAGGaggcatgcagacagacagaaaatatCAACCACCGTGACAACAATCACAGTGTtggaaaatgtgacaaaaaaagaaatgtcatGCGAATCTCATTAGTGCGGTCGCCAGT comes from the Takifugu rubripes chromosome 7, fTakRub1.2, whole genome shotgun sequence genome and includes:
- the grb10b gene encoding growth factor receptor-bound protein 10 isoform X1, yielding MAVAGCPDYFLHHPKYQQDNIDRSSNHRQADLIGPAFQQTAHRSSPNHQEDDVDLEALVNDMNSSLESLYSTCSGQQTESTPLLHNGQPCSSHHQHHHHHHHHHHHHIPHNQPRHSHPSDGLSHVSPELPSSSSVDSPQTGLRRSQPMHILAVRSLQEEEQQLRTSSLPAIPNPFPELCSPASSPVLSPGSLPPGEPPADNYIVKIFSEDGMGKVVEIPADMTARDLCQLLVYKSHCVDDNSWALVEHHPLLGLERCLEEHELVVQVQASMNSDSRFLFRKNYAKYEFFRNPLTFFPEHMVAWCQESSRTIPPSQLLQNFLASTSCPEIQGYLYVKELGRKSWKKVYMFLRRSGLYCSTKGTSKEPRHLQLVADLEDSNIFTVITGKKQHGAPTDYGFCVKPNKCRGEMKELRMFCAEDEQGRTCWMTAFRLFKYGIVLYQNYKIPQQRKTLLSHFSAPVRSVSENSLVAMDFSGRIGRVIDNPVEAQSAAMEEGHAWRKRSQRMNILGSHSPLHHSSLNSVIHIAQLWFHGRISREESHRIIHQQGQVDGLFLVRVSQSNPKAFVLTLCHHQKIKHFQILPCEEDGQVFFSLDDGATKFTDLIQLVEFYQLNRGVLPCKLKHPCTAVAL
- the grb10b gene encoding growth factor receptor-bound protein 10 isoform X3: MAVAGCPDYFLHHPKYQDNIDRSSNHRQADLIGPAFQQTAHRSSPNHQEDDVDLEALVNDMNSSLESLYSTCSGQQTESTPLLHNGQPCSSHHQHHHHHHHHHHHHIPHNQPRHSHPSDGLSHVSPELPSSSSVDSPQTGLRRSQPMHILAVRSLQEEEQQLRTSSLPAIPNPFPELCSPASSPVLSPGSLPPGEPPADNYIVKIFSEDGMGKVVEIPADMTARDLCQLLVYKSHCVDDNSWALVEHHPLLGLERCLEEHELVVQVQASMNSDSRFLFRKNYAKYEFFRNPLTFFPEHMVAWCQESSRTIPPSQLLQNFLASTSCPEIQGYLYVKELGRKSWKKVYMFLRRSGLYCSTKGTSKEPRHLQLVADLEDSNIFTVITGKKQHGAPTDYGFCVKPNKCRGEMKELRMFCAEDEQGRTCWMTAFRLFKYGIVLYQNYKIPQQRKTLLSHFSAPVRSVSENSLVAMDFSGRIGRVIDNPVEAQSAAMEEGHAWRKRSQRMNILGSHSPLHHSSLNSVIHIAQLWFHGRISREESHRIIHQQGQVDGLFLVRVSQSNPKAFVLTLCHHQKIKHFQILPCEEDGQVFFSLDDGATKFTDLIQLVEFYQLNRGVLPCKLKHPCTAVAL
- the grb10b gene encoding growth factor receptor-bound protein 10 isoform X2: MAVAGCPDYFLHHPKYQQDNIDRSSNHRQADLIGPAFQQTAHRSSPNHQEDDVDLEALVNDMNSSLESLYSTCSGQQTESTPLLHNGQPCSSHHQHHHHHHHHHHHHIPHNQPRHSHPSDGLSHVSPELPSSSSVDSPQTGLRRSQPMHILAVRSLQEEEQQLRTSSLPAIPNPFPELCSPASSPVLSPGSLPPGEPPADNYIVKIFSEDGMGKVVEIPADMTARDLCQLLVYKSHCVDDNSWALVEHHPLLGLERCLEEHELVVQVQASMNSDSRFLFRKNYAKYEFFRNPLTFFPEHMVAWCQESSRTIPPSQLLQNFLASTSCPEIQGYLYVKELGRKSWKKVYMFLRRSGLYCSTKGTSKEPRHLQLVADLEDSNIFTVITGKKQHGAPTDYGFCVKPNKCRGEMKELRMFCAEDEQGRTCWMTAFRLFKYGIVLYQNYKIPQQRKTLLSHFSAPVRSVSENSLVAMDFSGRIGRVIDNPVEAQSAAMEEGHAWRRSQRMNILGSHSPLHHSSLNSVIHIAQLWFHGRISREESHRIIHQQGQVDGLFLVRVSQSNPKAFVLTLCHHQKIKHFQILPCEEDGQVFFSLDDGATKFTDLIQLVEFYQLNRGVLPCKLKHPCTAVAL